The Lepeophtheirus salmonis chromosome 1, UVic_Lsal_1.4, whole genome shotgun sequence genome has a segment encoding these proteins:
- the LOC121119246 gene encoding uncharacterized protein, with product MPFSGSGNGDGMDLPSKFIISHKGPIGTTSQQSTAAAFFARNHSKTSSPVHNLLQVAGKSIMRPTDTDFTSLLEANPPPTPSYLLKRLELSNASSHIGETSSSYSPGKVKVLLRISHSLLLESQKTGMSFQLDRKKKQVTLIDPTFSSLSGPNLRAAPKMFAFDGVFTDSDSQIELAGSALTDTIHSVLTGIDGCVFSFGHAKLGKTRTMIGCDDSAKNLGIIPTAIAWLFRCIKDNKHCKFSVRVTACEILQKNGEEEMRDLLNSSGEGATDPFGSPAASSILQRQTEVKCSNVEKAGQYLDIALNNRLASDSHFVYVLSIYRTESSHAESNLPVSTRSRLYLVDFGCCDRGTNGARGGITQSGLGNVILSIFNRARHLPSKESKVTQMIKECLSSTHAKATMIAHVTPEATHYSETLHTVQLASRIHRMRRSKRNFKGSGSSGGGGSGSGSSDDTAMKNKILIKSHATSSSDFTDPSSSEQSCDTVIYVGPRDDEGTDAEHPPVFIPNLNSGDNRGIMSKALRGLDIPLHLNHSLERRKKPSTTHSTPLNGIKGRPGSVGSTPVRSNTYNIGRGSLPRNPKGKMPLYGKVAGYRQTPKGDRREHEVWVDSKPPLYVNKLTTEQQFAVYGYMDEFKRGMINQWVNEQSQVPSPKIRSKEPEPFAWLKETEDLNEVSNDGCKVLTTFKTAESSDESFSEGKERNECDTHNLLIVDVHNQPALRNSFASSSSGSNKSNACTNTEPHPHASTVEMPRDFEPEEILRISDNVAELVFENTIPAPKMEDASVQVLEKDVSHREEEKNNMEEISSSSSSCPPPIELKSESLHYIASKKISSSYSVNEEDFAVLEKENGFETKIDQLAKLHELYQSVSSINAKSQNRLRNVSSEMGSCFSLGAHQNGDDEGGSLKSDLNSLCSEPVIQRIEESSLDIEEAMNDLCKFTVSLSDLKKGLFFSRSDSPVLEGMDRELAKYAKLKDLDTSYEASSPSPPQASLVSLSCNDNKTAAYDGNKESIEVKKKNLEKQLEDQILQLEQLRHPDGASNPDLNNVPVARRSPGNGRSDPEIEEDISLPVPRDKTTLSSLDRQVLGKSSSSSSGSFTGRSKDDIEKSETCNPPLPSSIPKEEVPCKSTPKFSRLFSGNKKSRSKEKKSSSSTPKKNSIVASTPREDSSKKSSSSTPHRKLKFFSRSSHKAKNAISTPSQHYSPRSKKNSKGVNAKPLSSTYIPSPYSFPSAPLKKTTGSSSTSSGRGSTTGYESGGEFLHQRSHRVKLRGRGAHSNHCKSSGYESVSERDSVEEDIKIIVSECNRRPEEEFKEGSEEKDEPVTLTRIYPESIKLPPVDVLKYEDKQVDRLDRRWRFWEFSRLKDRQKNLKVAMRDAKSRISRSSSVRWSYELHVEENGGVKRDDPAFIDAFRKETDILQKRVEACKAHATLMTCFDAIPSDPMSPYLKKQWENCCTTDCDPMGSLSRPLDPRESEIF from the coding sequence ATGCCATTTTCTGGCAGCGGAAATGGAGATGGAATGGATCTTCCATCCAAGTTTATTATATCACACAAGGGACCCATTGGAACAACTTCCCAGCAATCCACTGCCGCAGCTTTCTTTGCTCGAAATCATTCAAAAACCTCCTCTCCCGTTCATAATCTTCTTCAAGTAGCTGGGAAATCCATTATGCGACCTACAGATACGGACTTTACTAGTCTTTTGGAGGCAAATCCCCCACCTACACCctcatatcttttaaaaagacTCGAATTATCCAATGCGAGTTCTCATATTGGGGAAACCTCTTCATCCTACTCCCCTGGAAAAGTTAAAGTTCTTCTTCGTATATCACATTCTCTCTTACTCGAGTCACAAAAGACGGGAATGTCTTTCCAATTGGATCGGAAAAAGAAACAAGTCACTCTCATTGATCCAACATTCTCCTCTCTCTCTGGTCCTAATCTGCGAGCTGCTCCTAAAATGTTTGCCTTTGATGGAGTTTTCACGGATAGTGACTCTCAAATTGAGCTTGCTGGATCAGCGTTAACAGATACAATTCACTCCGTCCTCACTGGAATTGATGGATGTGTCTTTAGCTTTGGACATGCTAAACTTGGGAAAACAAGGACCATGATCGGATGTGATGATAGTGCCAAAAACTTGGGGATAATTCCCACTGCTATTGCTTGGTTGTTTCGTTGTATTAAGGATAATAAACATTGTAAGTTCTCTGTTCGTGTTACAGCGTGTGAAATCCTTCAAAAGAACGGAGAAGAAGAGATGAGAGACCTTCTCAACTCCTCCGGTGAAGGTGCTACTGATCCTTTTGGAAGTCCAGCTGCATCCTCAATACTTCAACGTCAAACAGAGGTTAAATGCTCTAATGTTGAAAAAGCCGGCCAATACTTGGATATTGCTCTCAATAATAGACTTGCCTCAGACTCTCATTTTGTTTACGTACTTAGCATTTATCGAACAGAGTCTTCTCATGCAGAGAGTAATTTGCCTGTTTCGACTCGATCTCGATTGTACCTGGTTGACTTTGGTTGTTGTGATCGTGGAACTAATGGAGCTCGAGGAGGGATCACACAGTCTGGTCTAGGAAATGTTATACTTAGTATCTTCAATCGTGCTCGTCATCTACCTTCGAAGGAATCCAAAGTGACGCAAATGATAAAAGAATGTTTAAGTTCCACCCATGCCAAAGCCACTATGATTGCTCATGTAACTCCAGAGGCAACCCATTATTCTGAGACACTTCATACTGTGCAATTAGCTTCTAGAATTCATAGAATGAGAAGAAGTAAAAGGAACTTTAAAGGTTCAGGGAGTTCTGGAGGGGGAGGCTCCGGCTCTGGATCTTCGGATGACACcgctatgaaaaataaaatactcatcaAGTCCCATGCAACAAGTTCTTCAGATTTTACGGATCCTAGTTCTTCAGAACAATCCTGCGATACTGTCATTTATGTTGGTCCAAGGGACGATGAGGGAACAGATGCAGAGCACCCTCCAgtttttataccaaatttaaaTAGCGGCGACAATCGAGGTATCATGTCGAAGGCTCTAAGGGGGCTCGATATCCCTCTTCACTTAAACCATTCTTTGGAGCGTAGGAAAAAACCCTCAACTACTCATTCAACTCCTTTGAACGGAATCAAGGGACGGCCCGGTTCGGTTGGCTCCACTCCAGTACGTTCCAATACTTATAATATCGGAAGAGGAAGTTTACCTCGTAATCCGAAAGGAAAAATGCCACTCTACGGTAAAGTAGCCGGTTATAGACAAACACCGAAAGGAGATCGTAGAGAGCATGAAGTCTGGGTCGATTCTAAGCCACCTCTTTATGTGAATAAGCTGACAACGGAGCAACAATTTGCAGTTTACGGTTACATGGACGAATTCAAACGAGGCATGATCAATCAGTGGGTGAATGAGCAGTCTCAAGTACCAAGTCCTAAAATAAGGAGTAAAGAGCCAGAGCCTTTCGCTTGGCTCAAAGAAACTGAGGATTTAAATGAGGTTTCAAATGATGGTTGTAAGGTTTTAACAACATTTAAAACGGCAGAGAGTAGCGACGAGAGTTTCTCAGAAGGGAAGGAAAGAAATGAGTGCGACACGCACAACCTTCTCATTGTTGACGTTCATAATCAACCGGCTCTAAGAAATTCCTTTGCTTCCTCTTCATCTGGATCCAATAAGTCGAACGCCTGCACTAATACTGAGCCACATCCACACGCATCAACAGTGGAAATGCCTAGAGACTTTGAGCCTGAGGAAATTCTAAGGATTAGTGATAATGTTGCAGAATTAGTATTTGAGAACACCATTCCAGCCCCAAAAATGGAGGATGCTTCTGTGCAGGTATTGGAAAAGGATGTTAGTCATCGAGAGGAGGAGAAAAATAACATGGAAGAAATTTCCTCATCCTCTTCGAGTTGTCCTCCTCCCATAGAACTAAAGTCAGAGTCTCTACACTACATAGCCTCAAAAAAGATATCCTCTAGTTACTCAGTTAATGAAGAGGATTTCGCCGTTCTAGAGAAGGAAAATGGATTTGAAACAAAGATTGATCAATTAGCCAAGCTTCACGAATTATATCAAAGTGTATCCTCCATCAATGCCAAGAGTCAAAATCGCTTACGAAACGTTTCATCAGAAATGGGATCCTGTTTTTCCTTAGGGGCTCATCAAAATGGAGATGATGAGGGAGGGAGTCTGAAATCGGATCTCAATAGTTTATGTAGTGAACCTGTAATTCAGAGGATTGAAGAGAGCTCTCTTGATATTGAGGAAGCCATGAATGATCTCTGCAAATTCACTGTTTCATTGTCAGATTTAAAGAAAGGTTTATTCTTTTCGAGATCAGATAGTCCTGTCTTGGAGGGAATGGATCGAGAACTCGCTAAATATGCTAAACTTAAAGATTTAGATACTTCCTATGAGGCTTCATCACCCTCTCCCCCTCAAGCATCTCTTGTTTCCTTATCATGTAACGATAACAAGACGGCAGCCTATGATGGAAACAAAGAGTCGATAGaggtcaaaaagaaaaatttggagaAACAACTGGAGGATCAAATCCTGCAATTGGAACAACTCCGACACCCGGACGGAGCTAGTAATCCGGATTTAAATAATGTTCCAGTTGCAAGACGTTCTCCAGGAAACGGTCGTTCAGATCCCGAAATCGAGGAAGATATTTCATTACCAGTTCCTAGAGATAAAACTACATTATCTTCATTGGATCGTCAAGTATTAGGAAAGTCTTCATCTTCCTCAAGTGGAAGTTTCACAGGTCGTAGTAAAGATGACATTGAGAAATCTGAGACTTGTAATCCGCCTCTTCCTTCTTCCATTCCTAAAGAAGAAGTGCCCTGTAAGTCAACTCCAAAGTTTTCCCGACTTTTTAGTGGAAATAAAAAGTCTCGTAGTAAAGAGAAGAAGAGTAGTTCTAGTACTCCAAAGAAAAATAGTATTGTAGCCTCCACTCCAAGAGAAGATTCTTCcaaaaaatcatcttcttcAACTCCCCATCGTAAACTGAAGTTCTTTTCCCGGAGTTCACATAAGGCAAAAAACGCGATCAGCACCCCTTCTCAACATTACTCACCTCGGTCTAAGAAGAATTCCAAGGGAGTAAACGCAAAACCATTGTCCTCTACCTATATTCCCTCACCTTACTCGTTTCCATCTGCCCCACTTAAGAAGACAACCGGAAGTTCTTCCACAAGTTCTGGACGTGGAAGCACAACAGGCTATGAATCAGGTGGTGAGTTTTTACATCAACGATCACATAGAGTCAAACTAAGGGGAAGGGGTGCGCACTCCAATCATTGCAAAAGCTCTGGATATGAATCCGTTAGCGAAAGAGACTCTGTTGAAGAGGACATTAAAATCATCGTATCTGAGTGTAACAGACGGCCTGAGGAGGAGTTCAAGGAAGGAAGCGAAGAGAAGGATGAGCCTGTGACGCTTACACGGATTTATCCCGAGTCTATCAAGCTTCCCCCAGTTGATGTACTTAAATATGAAGACAAGCAAGTAGATCGATTGGATCGCCGTTGGAGATTTTGGGAATTTTCTCGTTTGAAGGATCgtcaaaaaaacttaaaagtagCAATGCGAGATGCCAAATCACGGATTTCCCGCTCTTCGAGTGTGCGATGGAGCTATGAGCTCCACGTAGAAGAGAATGGTGGTGTTAAACGGGATGATCCAGCTTTTATAGATGCTTTTCGTAAGGAGACGGATATACTCCAAAAAAGGGTGGAGGCCTGTAAGGCTCATGCCACACTTATGACATGTTTTGACGCAATACCCTCGGATCCCATGAGTCCTTATTTGAAAAAGCAATGGGAGAATTGTTGTACAACAGACTGTGATCCTATGGGGAGTCTTAGTCGACCTCTGGATCCGAGGGAATCAGAAATATTTTGA